A part of Aegilops tauschii subsp. strangulata cultivar AL8/78 chromosome 2, Aet v6.0, whole genome shotgun sequence genomic DNA contains:
- the LOC109770979 gene encoding cytosolic sulfotransferase 5, whose translation MCSHQPASWLSIHSQTKMASFATSPSPAMDKPAAAAPGGATYTESSAVDAPSDESLKDFISSLPSREGWPKPLIQYKGYWFKPRMLEGVLRTRRAFLPRADDVVLATQPKCGTTWLKALAFTVATRSRHGLGADHPLLTCYPHHLVPYIEIPGAAGGHVVNLGALPSPRLLATHMPMSLLPPETRSLGCRVVYLCRDPKDTLVSRLHFENKLAARCGGVGPSMDDAFGMFCEGFSPYGPFWDHCLEYWEESGARPDTILFLKYEEIKLDPARVVRRLASFLGVPLTEQEESSGVADKVARMCSFETLTGLEVKQVGGVSHGNRVHFDNSVFYRKGEVGDWVNHMSREMGVKLDRIVQQKLHGSGLVF comes from the coding sequence ATGTGCTCGCACCAACCGGCTTCTTGGCTATCCATTCATAGCCAAACCAAGATGGCTAGCTTCGCCACCTCTCCCTCACCGGCGATGGACAAACCGGCAGCCGCAGCTCCAGGGGGCGCCACCTACACCGAGAGCTCAGCGGTAGACGCCCCATCCGATGAGAGCCTGAAAGACTTCATATCCTCGCTCCCGTCAAGGGAGGGGTGGCCGAAGCCGCTCATCCAGTACAAGGGCTACTGGTTCAAGCCGAGGATGCTGGAGGGTGTCCTGCGCACCAGACGAGCCTTCCTGCCCCGCGCAGATGACGTCGTCCTCGCCACGCAGCCCAAGTGCGGCACCACCTGGCTCAAGGCCCTCGCCTTCACCGTCGCCACGCGGTCCCGCCACGGCCTCGGCGCCGACCACCCGCTCCTCACTTGCTACCCGCATCACCTCGTGCCGTACATCGAGATCCCTGGTGCTGCCGGCGGCCATGTAGTCAACCTCGGCGCGCTCCCGTCCCCGAGGCTCCTCGCCACGCACATGCCCATGTCGCTGCTCCCACCGGAGACGCGGTCGCTCGGCTGCCGGGTGGTGTACCTGTGCCGGGACCCCAAGGACACGCTCGTCTCCAGGCTGCACTTCGAGAACAAGCTGGCGGCGCGGTGCGGCGGCGTCGGCCCGTCGATGGACGACGCCTTCGGCATGTTCTGCGAGGGGTTCTCGCCCTACGGCCCCTTCTGGGACCACTGCCTCGAGTACTGGGAGGAGAGCGGGGCGAGGCCAGACACCATCCTCTTCCTCAAGTATGAGGagatcaagctggacccggcGCGGGTCGTGAGGAGGCTCGCGAGCTTCCTCGGCGTCCCGCTGACCGAGCAGGAGGAGAGCTCCGGCGTCGCGGACAAGGTGGCGAGGATGTGTAGCTTCGAGACGCTCACCGGGCTGGAGGTGAAACAGGTCGGCGGCGTCAGCCACGGGAATAGAGTTCACTTTGATAACTCTGTGTTCTACAGGAAAGGCGAGGTAGGGGACTGGGTGAACCACATGAGCCGCGAGATGGGGGTGAAGCTCGACCGCATCGTCCAGCAGAAGCTCCATGGTTCCGGGCTCGTGTTTTGA